From a region of the Triticum aestivum cultivar Chinese Spring chromosome 7D, IWGSC CS RefSeq v2.1, whole genome shotgun sequence genome:
- the LOC123163863 gene encoding potassium channel KOR1 isoform X2, whose protein sequence is MVRGARSRRPPAGEEDAEKEYEVDVEPDRWKSSSRNSRLELMGRLPPLRRLSRIPGADADAEGGFLRGLVIHPDNKYCKSSFIFDLLGCFPWDAIYKVSGHKELRYLLWIRLTRVLKVREFFTDLEKDIRVNYLFTRIVKLIVVELYCTHTAACIFYYLATTLPESMEGYTWIGSLQLGDYSYSHFREIDLATRYVTSMYFAVVTMTTVGYGDIHAVNVREMIFVMIYVSFDMVLGAYLIGNMTAMIVKGSATERFRDKMKEVIRYMNRNRLGKDIREQIKGHLRLQYESSCTEASVLRDIPVSIRAKISQTLYMPYIEKTPLFKGCSEEFLQQIVIRLQEEFFLPEEVILEQGSAVDQLYFVCQGALEGVGIGEDGQETILMLEQGNSFGEIAILCNIPQPYTVRVCELCRLLRLDKESFAHILEIYFADGRKLLSNLTESNEYGKRVKHVESDITFHIGKQEEELTLRVNNAAFYGDLHQLTGLIRAGANPKNTDYDGRSPLHLAASKGYEDVVHFLIHEGTDINLTDKFGNTPLLEAVKQGHERVATLLFSKGAKLNLENAGSHLCIAVSKGDSDFIRGALAYGSDPDSKDYDHRTPLHIAAAEGFYIMAKLLVDAGASVLATDRRGTTPLDEGHKSGSKPLIMLLEQAKVDELSKFPTRGEEVRDKMHTRRCSVFPYHPWDTDAKRKEGVMLWIPHTINELIRSAQEKLGLSSSCLRLLCQDGATVQDVDMVNDGQKLYLVGDKDMGDSE, encoded by the exons ATGGTGAGGGGGGCGAGGTCGAGGAGGCCGCCGGCGGGGGAGGAGGACGCGGAGAAGGAGTACGAGGTGGACGTGGAGCCCGACCGGTGGAAGTCGTCGTCGCGGAACAGCCGGCTGGAGCTCATGGGCCGCCTCCCCCCGCTCCGCCGCCTCAGCCGCATCCCGggagccgacgccgacgccgagggcGGGTTCCTCCGCGGCCTCGTCATCCACCCCGACAACAA ATATTGCAAATCAAGcttcattttcgatctccttggttGCTTCCCATGGGATGCTATCTATAAG GTTTCTGGGCATAAAGAACTAAGATACCTACTGTGGATTCGCTTAACACGAGTGCTGAAGGTCAGAGAATTCTTCACGGATTTGGAAAAGGACATCCGTGTGAATTACCTGTTCACAAGAATAGTGAAACTCATAGTTGTGGAGCTCTATTGTACACACACGGCAGCCTGTATCTTCTATTACCTGGCAACAACGCTTCCTGAATCAATGGAAGGGTATACGTGGATCGGGAGTTTGCAGCTAGGAGACTATAGCTATTCCCATTTCAGGGAGATCGATCTTGCCACGCGTTATGTTACATCAATGTACTTTGCCGTCGTCACCATGACAACTGTTG GTTACGGTGACATTCATGCTGTAAATGTTAGGGAAATGATATTTGTCATGATTTATGTTTCCTTTGATATGGTTCTTGGAGCTTACCTTATCGGTAACATGACTGCAATGATTGTGAAAGGCTCGGCAACCGAGCGATTCAGGGATAAAATGAAAGAAGTTATCAGGTATATGAACAGAAATAGACTTGGAAAGGACATCAGAGAGCAGATCAAGGGACATTTGAGGTTGCAGTATGAGAGCAGCTGCACTGAAGCCTCTGTACTTCGGGATATTCCTGTTTCTATTCGTGCAAAG ATTTCGCAAACACTGTACATGCCATACATTGAAAAGACACCATTGTTCAAAGGATGTTCGGAAGAATTCCTTCAACAGATT GTGATTAGGCTGCAAGAGGAGTTCTTCTTACCAGAAGAAGTTATTTTGGAGCAAGGGAGTGCGGTTGACCAGTTATACTTCGTCTGTCAGGGTGCACTG GAAGGTGTTGGCATTGGCGAAGATGGTCAAGAGACTATTCTAATGTTGGAGCAAGGGAATTCTTTTGGAGAAATTGCTATTCTCTGCAACATTCCACAGCCCTACACTGTTCGTGTTTGCGAACTTTGCAGGCTCTTACGGTTGGATAAGGAGTCCTTCGCACACATATTGGAGATTTATTTTGCTGATGGAAGAAAACTTTTGAGCAATCTTACCGAG AGTAACGAATATGGCAAACGGGTTAAACACGTAGAATCAGATATCACATTCCACATAGGGAAGCAAGAGGAAGAGCTTACCTTAAGAGTGAATAATGCCGCTTTTTATGGTGACCTTCATCAGTTGACTGGCTTAATCCGAGCTGGAGCCAATCCAAAGAACACTGATTACGATGGGCGGTCTCCTTTG CATCTTGCAGCTTCCAAAGGGTATGAAGATGTTGTGCACTTCCTTATCCATGAAGGGACTGATATCAATCTGACTG ATAAATTTGGGAACACACCCTTACTAGAGGCGGTGAAGCAGGGGCATGAACGAGTGGCCACATTACTCTTCAGCAAAGGAGCCAAGCTGAACCTCGAGAATGCCGGTAGCCATCTCTGCATAGCAGTATCGAAGGGAGACTCTGATTTCATTCGGGGGGCTCTAGCTTATGGTTCGGATCCAGACTCGAAAGACTACGACCACCGCACTCCTCTCCATATAGCAGCTGCAGAGGGCTTTTATATTATGGCAAAGTTGCTGGTAGACGCTGGCGCAAGTGTGCTTGCAACAGACAG ACGCGGTACTACTCCTCTGGATGAAGGACACAAGTCCGGGAGTAAGCCACTTATAATGCTGCTTGAACAGGCGAAAGTTGACGAGCTCTCCAAGTTCCCCACACGAGGCGAAGAAGTGAGAG ATAAGATGCATACACGACGATGCTCCGTGTTCCCTTACCATCCATGGGATACTGATGCCAAGCGAAAGGAGGGGGTGATGCTGTGGATTCCTCACACTATCAATGAACTCATCAGGTCAGCCCAAGAGAAGCTGGGTTTGTCCAGCTCATGCCTGCGCTTGCTCTGTCAGGATGGCGCGACGGTCCAGGATGTGGACATGGTCAATGACGGGCAGAAGCTCTATCTGGTTGGAGACAAGGACATGGGTGACAGCGAGTAG
- the LOC123168377 gene encoding potassium channel KOR1 produces the protein MGRLGSKRRVGEEAEMEAVEEEKEYEVEEVHDRLQSSRNSRLALFGSDLRLGPRRRRPPRRPAVDGEDGFFHDHIILPDNKLYLLWTKFILVWAVYSSFFTPFEFGFFRGLPDKLFVLDIVGQIAFLIDIVLKFFVAYRDPDTYRIVRNPTSIALRYCKSSFIFDLLGCFPWDIIYKACGSKEEVRYLLWIRLTRALKVIEFFRDLEKDIRVNYLFTRIVKLIVVELYCTHTAACIFYYLATTLPESMEGNTWIGSLKLGEYSYDHFRELDLIKLYTTSLYFAIVTMATVGYGDIHAVNVREMIFVMIYVSFDMILGAYLIGNMTALIVKGSRTERFRDKMKEVIRYMNRNKLGKEIREQIKGHLRLQYESSYTEASVLQDIPISIRAKISQTLYKPYVESTPLFKGCSAEFIQQIVIRLQEEFFLPGEVILEQGSAVDQIYFVCHGALEGVGIGEDGQEETILMLEPESSFGEIAILCNIPQPYSVRVCELCRLLRLDKQSFTNILEIYFVDGRKILSNLTDNNEYGGRVKQIESDITFHIGKQEAELTLRVNSAAFYGDLNQLKGLIRAGADPKNTDYDGRSPLHLAASKGYEDVAQFLIHEGADIDLADKFGNTPLLEAVKQGHDRVATLLFGRGAKLNLENAGSHLCMAVSKGDSDFVRRALAYGADPDSKDYDHRSPLHIAAADGLYMMAKMLVDAGASVFATDRWGTTPLDEGRKSGSKPLMMLLEQAKADELSKFPARGEEVRDRMHPRRCSVFPSHPWDDGAERREGVTLWIPHTIDGLIRSAQEKLGLSGSGLRLLGEDGARVQEVDMVHDGQKLYLVGGDDGVGQSE, from the exons ATGGGCAGGCTGGGGTCGAAGAGGAGGGTGGGGGAGGAGGCGGAGATGGAGGCGGtcgaggaggagaaggagtacgaggTGGAGGAGGTGCACGACCGGCTGCAGTCGTCGCGGAACAGCCGGCTGGCGCTCTTCGGCTCCGACCTCCGGCTCGGCCCGCGCCGCcggcgcccccctcgccgccccgccgtcgacGGCGAGGACGGGTTCTTCCACGACCACATCATCCTCCCCGACAACAA GTTGTATCTGTTATGGACCAAGTTCATACTGGTTTGGGCGGTGTACAGTTCCTTCTTTACGCCCTTTGAATTCGGCTTCTTCCGGGGCCTCCCCGACAAACTGTTCGTCTTGGACATAGTTGGGCAGATTGCCTTCCTCATTGATATTGTTCTCAAGTTTTTCGTGGCCTACCGCGACCCCGACACGTACCGCATCGTACGCAATCCGACCTCTATTGCCCTCCG GTATTGCAAATCAAGCTTCATTTTTGATCTCCTTGGTTGCTTCCCATGGGATATTATCTACAAG GCTTGTGGCAGTAAAGAAGAAGTAAGATACCTATTGTGGATCCGTTTAACACGAGCTCTGAAGGTAATAGAATTCTTCAGGGATTTGGAGAAGGATATCCGCGTGAATTATCTGTTCACAAGGATAGTGAAACTCATAGTTGTGGAGCTCTACTGCACGCACACAGCAGCCTGTATCTTCTATTACCTGGCCACAACTCTACCCGAGTCAATGGAAGGAAATACATGGATAGGGAGTTTGAAGTTGGGAGAGTACAGCTATGATCATTTCAGGGAGCTTGATCTTATCAAGCTTTATACCACCTCACTGTACTTTGCAATCGTCACCATGGCGACTGTTG GTTATGGTGACATTCATGCTGTAAATGTCAGGGAAATGATATTTGTCATGATCTATGTCTCCTTTGATATGATTCTTGGAGCTTACCTCATTGGTAACATGACTGCGCTTATTGTCAAAGGCTCGAGAACCGAGCGATTTAGGGACAAAATGAAAGAAGTCATTAGGTATATGAACAGAAATAAACTTGGGAAAGAGATAAGGGAACAGATCAAGGGGCATCTGAGGTTGCAGTACGAGAGCAGCTACACTGAAGCTTCTGTACTTCAGGATATCCCTATTTCAATTCGTGCAAAG ATTTCTCAAACACTGTACAAGCCATATGTTGAGAGCACTCCACTGTTCAAAGGCTGCTCGGCAGAATTCATTCAACAGATT GTCATCAGACTCCAAGAAGAGTTCTTCCTACCAGGAGAGGTTATTTTGGAGCAAGGCAGTGCAGTTGATCAGATATACTTTGTCTGTCATGGTGCACTG GAAGGTGTTGGCATCGGCGAAGACGGTCAAGAGGAGACTATTTTGATGTTGGAGCCCGAGAGTTCTTTCGGAGAAATCGCTATCCTCTGCAACATTCCACAGCCATACAGTGTTCGTGTTTGCGAACTTTGCAGGCTCTTGCGGCTTGATAAGCAGTCATTCACAAACATACTGGAGATCTATTTCGTCGACGGAAGGAAAATTTTGAGCAATCTCACAGAT AACAATGAATATGGCGGTCGGGTCAAACAAATAGAATCAGATATCACATTCCACATAGGGAAGCAAGAGGCAGAGCTGACCTTAAGAGTAAATAGTGCCGCCTTTTATGGTGACCTTAATCAGCTCAAGGGTTTGATCCGAGCAGGAGCCGATCCAAAGAACACGGATTACGATGGGCGATCTCCTTTG CATCTTGCAGCTTCCAAAGGGTACGAAGACGTTGCGCAGTTCCTCATCCACGAAGGGGCTGATATCGATCTTGCCG ATAAATTTGGGAACACGCCACTGCTGGAGGCAGTGAAGCAGGGGCATGACCGGGTGGCCACGCTGCTCTTCGGCAGAGGAGCCAAGCTGAACCTCGAGAACGCCGGCAGCCACCTCTGCATGGCGGTGTCGAAGGGGGACTCCGATTTCGTTCGGAGGGCTCTGGCCTACGGCGCTGACCCAGACTCGAAAGACTACGACCACCGCAGTCCTCTCCACATAGCCGCCGCAGATGGCCTGTACATGATGGCCAAGATGCTGGTAGACGCAGGCGCAAGCGTGTTCGCAACTGACAG GTGGGGCACTACTCCGCTGGACGAAGGGCGCAAGTCGGGCAGCAAGCCGCTCATGATGCTGCTGGAGCAGGCGAAAGCCGACGAGCTGTCCAAGTTCCCCGCCCGCGGTGAAGAAGTCAGAG ATAGAATGCACCCACGACGATGCTCCGTGTTCCCCAGCCATCCATGGGACGATGGCGCCGAGCGAAGAGAGGGGGTGACGCTGTGGATTCCACACACGATCGACGGGCTCATCAGGTCGGCACAGGAGAAGCTGGGACTGTCCGGCTCAGGCCTGCGCCTGCTCGGCGAGGACGGCGCGAGGGTGCAGGAGGTCGACATGGTCCATGATGGCCAGAAGCTCTATCTGGTCGGAGGCGATGACGGCGTGGGGCAGAGCGAGTAG
- the LOC123163863 gene encoding potassium channel KOR1 isoform X1: protein MVRGARSRRPPAGEEDAEKEYEVDVEPDRWKSSSRNSRLELMGRLPPLRRLSRIPGADADAEGGFLRGLVIHPDNKLYRSWTRFIVGWAVYSSFLTPFEFAFFMGLPRKLFFLDIVGQVAFLIDIVLKFLVAYRDPDTYRIVYNPTSIALRYCKSSFIFDLLGCFPWDAIYKVSGHKELRYLLWIRLTRVLKVREFFTDLEKDIRVNYLFTRIVKLIVVELYCTHTAACIFYYLATTLPESMEGYTWIGSLQLGDYSYSHFREIDLATRYVTSMYFAVVTMTTVGYGDIHAVNVREMIFVMIYVSFDMVLGAYLIGNMTAMIVKGSATERFRDKMKEVIRYMNRNRLGKDIREQIKGHLRLQYESSCTEASVLRDIPVSIRAKISQTLYMPYIEKTPLFKGCSEEFLQQIVIRLQEEFFLPEEVILEQGSAVDQLYFVCQGALEGVGIGEDGQETILMLEQGNSFGEIAILCNIPQPYTVRVCELCRLLRLDKESFAHILEIYFADGRKLLSNLTESNEYGKRVKHVESDITFHIGKQEEELTLRVNNAAFYGDLHQLTGLIRAGANPKNTDYDGRSPLHLAASKGYEDVVHFLIHEGTDINLTDKFGNTPLLEAVKQGHERVATLLFSKGAKLNLENAGSHLCIAVSKGDSDFIRGALAYGSDPDSKDYDHRTPLHIAAAEGFYIMAKLLVDAGASVLATDRRGTTPLDEGHKSGSKPLIMLLEQAKVDELSKFPTRGEEVRDKMHTRRCSVFPYHPWDTDAKRKEGVMLWIPHTINELIRSAQEKLGLSSSCLRLLCQDGATVQDVDMVNDGQKLYLVGDKDMGDSE from the exons ATGGTGAGGGGGGCGAGGTCGAGGAGGCCGCCGGCGGGGGAGGAGGACGCGGAGAAGGAGTACGAGGTGGACGTGGAGCCCGACCGGTGGAAGTCGTCGTCGCGGAACAGCCGGCTGGAGCTCATGGGCCGCCTCCCCCCGCTCCGCCGCCTCAGCCGCATCCCGggagccgacgccgacgccgagggcGGGTTCCTCCGCGGCCTCGTCATCCACCCCGACAACAA GTTGTACCGGTCATGGACTAGGTTCATAGTGGGTTGGGCAGTGTACAGTTCTTTCCTTACGCCCTTCGAATTTGCATTCTTCATGGGGCTCCCTAGGAAGTTGTTCTTCTTGGACATAGTTGGTCAGGTTGCCTTCCTTATTGATATTGTCCTGAAGTTTCTTGTGGCCTACCGTGACCCAGACACATACCGCATCGTATACAACCCAACCTCTATTGCCCTCCG ATATTGCAAATCAAGcttcattttcgatctccttggttGCTTCCCATGGGATGCTATCTATAAG GTTTCTGGGCATAAAGAACTAAGATACCTACTGTGGATTCGCTTAACACGAGTGCTGAAGGTCAGAGAATTCTTCACGGATTTGGAAAAGGACATCCGTGTGAATTACCTGTTCACAAGAATAGTGAAACTCATAGTTGTGGAGCTCTATTGTACACACACGGCAGCCTGTATCTTCTATTACCTGGCAACAACGCTTCCTGAATCAATGGAAGGGTATACGTGGATCGGGAGTTTGCAGCTAGGAGACTATAGCTATTCCCATTTCAGGGAGATCGATCTTGCCACGCGTTATGTTACATCAATGTACTTTGCCGTCGTCACCATGACAACTGTTG GTTACGGTGACATTCATGCTGTAAATGTTAGGGAAATGATATTTGTCATGATTTATGTTTCCTTTGATATGGTTCTTGGAGCTTACCTTATCGGTAACATGACTGCAATGATTGTGAAAGGCTCGGCAACCGAGCGATTCAGGGATAAAATGAAAGAAGTTATCAGGTATATGAACAGAAATAGACTTGGAAAGGACATCAGAGAGCAGATCAAGGGACATTTGAGGTTGCAGTATGAGAGCAGCTGCACTGAAGCCTCTGTACTTCGGGATATTCCTGTTTCTATTCGTGCAAAG ATTTCGCAAACACTGTACATGCCATACATTGAAAAGACACCATTGTTCAAAGGATGTTCGGAAGAATTCCTTCAACAGATT GTGATTAGGCTGCAAGAGGAGTTCTTCTTACCAGAAGAAGTTATTTTGGAGCAAGGGAGTGCGGTTGACCAGTTATACTTCGTCTGTCAGGGTGCACTG GAAGGTGTTGGCATTGGCGAAGATGGTCAAGAGACTATTCTAATGTTGGAGCAAGGGAATTCTTTTGGAGAAATTGCTATTCTCTGCAACATTCCACAGCCCTACACTGTTCGTGTTTGCGAACTTTGCAGGCTCTTACGGTTGGATAAGGAGTCCTTCGCACACATATTGGAGATTTATTTTGCTGATGGAAGAAAACTTTTGAGCAATCTTACCGAG AGTAACGAATATGGCAAACGGGTTAAACACGTAGAATCAGATATCACATTCCACATAGGGAAGCAAGAGGAAGAGCTTACCTTAAGAGTGAATAATGCCGCTTTTTATGGTGACCTTCATCAGTTGACTGGCTTAATCCGAGCTGGAGCCAATCCAAAGAACACTGATTACGATGGGCGGTCTCCTTTG CATCTTGCAGCTTCCAAAGGGTATGAAGATGTTGTGCACTTCCTTATCCATGAAGGGACTGATATCAATCTGACTG ATAAATTTGGGAACACACCCTTACTAGAGGCGGTGAAGCAGGGGCATGAACGAGTGGCCACATTACTCTTCAGCAAAGGAGCCAAGCTGAACCTCGAGAATGCCGGTAGCCATCTCTGCATAGCAGTATCGAAGGGAGACTCTGATTTCATTCGGGGGGCTCTAGCTTATGGTTCGGATCCAGACTCGAAAGACTACGACCACCGCACTCCTCTCCATATAGCAGCTGCAGAGGGCTTTTATATTATGGCAAAGTTGCTGGTAGACGCTGGCGCAAGTGTGCTTGCAACAGACAG ACGCGGTACTACTCCTCTGGATGAAGGACACAAGTCCGGGAGTAAGCCACTTATAATGCTGCTTGAACAGGCGAAAGTTGACGAGCTCTCCAAGTTCCCCACACGAGGCGAAGAAGTGAGAG ATAAGATGCATACACGACGATGCTCCGTGTTCCCTTACCATCCATGGGATACTGATGCCAAGCGAAAGGAGGGGGTGATGCTGTGGATTCCTCACACTATCAATGAACTCATCAGGTCAGCCCAAGAGAAGCTGGGTTTGTCCAGCTCATGCCTGCGCTTGCTCTGTCAGGATGGCGCGACGGTCCAGGATGTGGACATGGTCAATGACGGGCAGAAGCTCTATCTGGTTGGAGACAAGGACATGGGTGACAGCGAGTAG
- the LOC123163864 gene encoding uncharacterized protein, translated as MLRLQRCVLTQLLSSRSASPVSHLRRLISAAAPVVSPNPSFAVENYLVDTCGLTGAQALKASAKLNHLRSPSNPDAVLAFLAGLGLSSAHVAALVAKDPKFLCAGVERTLAPVVVGLTGLGLSRPEIARLVSLGGAQFRCRSIVSSLQYYLHLFGSAEKLFRALKYGSCLLSSDLELVIKPNVAFLEECGLDPCDIAKLCTCAPWLLSTNLERLQAMVACAEGIGVPRGSGMFRQALQVAFYGEEKITAKVDHLKNMFRWSDAEVRIAVCKAPMVLTLSKDLLQRKSGFLVSEVGLEPAYVAHRLTLLTYSLEGRLRPRYYAVKFLKENGLLDHGRDYYAAVVLREKVFMEKFICPHKKAAPQLAKDYAAACRGEVPARFRFT; from the coding sequence atgctcCGGCTTCAGCGCTGCGTCCTCACCCAGCTCCTCTCGTCTCGGTCCGCCTCTCCCGTCTCCCATCTCCGCCGCCTCATCTCTGCCGCCGCGCCGGTCGTCTCCCCGAACCCTAGCTTCGCGGTGGAGAACTACCTCGTCGACACCTGCGGCCTCACCGGGGCCCAGGCACTCAAGGCCTCCGCCAAGCTCAACCACCTCAGGTCCCCCTCTAATCCCGACGCCGtcctcgccttcctcgccggcctcggcctctccAGCGCTcacgtcgccgccctcgtcgccaaGGACCCCAAGTTCCTCTGCGCCGGCGTGGAGAGGACCCTAGCCCCCGTCGTCGTCGGGCTCACCGGCCTCGGTCTCTCGCGTCCTGAGATCGCGCGCCTCGTCTCGCTCGGCGGCGCCCAGTTCCGTTGCAGATCCATCGTCTCCAGCCTACAATACTACCTGCACCTCTTCGGCTCCGCCGAGAAGCTCTTCCGGGCGCTCAAGTATGGCTCCTGCCTTCTCTCGTCCGACCTTGAGCTTGTGATCAAGCCCAACGTCGCGTTCCTGGAGGAGTGCGGGCTCGATCCTTGCGATATTGCCAAGCTGTGCACCTGCGCGCCATGGTTGCTTAGCACCAACCTGGAGCGTCTCCAGGCAATGGTTGCATGTGCTGAAGGTATAGGCGTGCCTCGGGGTTCCGGGATGTTCAGGCAAGCACTGCAGGTCGCATTCTACGGCGAGGAGAAGATCACAGCCAAAGTGGACCACTTGAAGAACATGTTCAGGTGGTCGGATGCTGAGGTGCGCATTGCTGTTTGCAAAGCTCCAATGGTGCTGACGTTGTCCAAGGACCTGCTGCAGAGGAAGTCCGGGTTCCTGGTCTCTGAAGTTGGGTTGGAACCGGCATACGTGGCTCATCGGTTGACATTGCTCACTTACAGCCTAGAGGGCCGGCTAAGGCCCCGGTACTATGCTGTAAAGTTTCTTAAGGAAAATGGATTGCTAGATCATGGACGAGACTACTATGCTGCAGTCGTGCTGCGCGAGAAGGTATTCATGGAGAAGTTCATATGCCCTCACAAGAAAGCTGCACCGCAGCTCGCCAAAGACTATGCAGCAGCTTGCAGAGGGGAAGTGCCGGCTAGATTCAGATTTACATGA